The Lutibacter sp. Hel_I_33_5 genome has a window encoding:
- a CDS encoding aspartyl/asparaginyl beta-hydroxylase domain-containing protein: MLKSTKYLKFPFQFNKEKLTHDLSLVLEGNWIPHFNTGGYQGDWKAISLYAENGEDANIFAHPTANSVISETSILKECLYFKEVIDSFKCTILTARILRLGVGAEIKPHRDHELGYEDGTFRLHIPIVTNSDVHFVLDGTELTMLPGECWYTNVNYVHSVINSGQTDRVHLVIDGERNEWSDQLFFSQAPKESFQPIPKETDSPETMKKIIEQLKYSNEPIAQQLIRDLQQKITEFNENNIQKNIN; the protein is encoded by the coding sequence ATGCTAAAAAGCACAAAATATTTAAAATTCCCTTTTCAGTTTAACAAAGAAAAACTAACCCACGATTTATCGTTAGTTCTTGAAGGCAATTGGATTCCGCATTTTAACACAGGTGGTTATCAGGGAGATTGGAAGGCTATTTCATTGTATGCAGAAAACGGAGAAGACGCAAATATATTTGCGCATCCAACAGCTAACTCAGTGATTTCAGAAACATCAATACTTAAAGAATGTCTTTATTTTAAAGAAGTAATTGATTCTTTTAAATGCACTATACTCACGGCACGTATTCTTCGATTGGGAGTTGGCGCAGAAATTAAACCACATCGAGATCATGAACTAGGCTATGAAGATGGTACGTTTCGTTTACACATACCAATCGTTACCAATTCGGATGTCCACTTTGTTCTAGACGGAACAGAATTAACAATGTTACCTGGAGAATGCTGGTATACCAATGTAAACTATGTACATTCCGTTATAAATTCTGGTCAGACAGACCGTGTTCATTTGGTAATTGATGGTGAAAGAAATGAATGGTCAGATCAATTATTTTTTTCACAAGCTCCAAAGGAAAGTTTCCAACCTATTCCTAAAGAAACTGACTCCCCAGAAACCATGAAGAAAATTATTGAACAATTAAAATATAGTAATGAACCCATTGCTCAACAATTGATTCGTGATTTACAACAAAAAATAACTGAATTCAACGAAAATAATATCCAAAAAAACATTAACTAA